A window from Polynucleobacter sp. MWH-UH25E encodes these proteins:
- a CDS encoding YhdP family protein, with protein MPQNFFPPRLKDLLEKGLQNLGKNWHKRALILAASLLALFVLGHLTVRFLVWPQIEKSKSSVEKLIGARVGVNVSIDDLRVSWTGIRPVFEIDGLRFTVPEQTKPSLSVEKIYGQLSWKSFYHLLPYFHEIHFEGAEIYSQRNAKGVITIAGIPIDSSPNDYTAQNWLFSQDLIEAKQVKLNWDDKLNQKTSRLVEVQELSLANGIRQHAGSIIATTPWNQGPAEVKVNFVHHLGGEKGNWHDWIGNVSWSFNNLDLKKIAEEFQLNLSALEGILSSKGSLKIDNAHPDGGEFFVAVDNLVVQSSKSEDAIALGRLEANLAQETTDGLIAITTKTFAWREMGSSKSAPLENLSPMTFRWRPPGADGEIKEFGFSSPKISVEDAALFALNLPLSKKVHQWIKTSQAEGDLEDVDIQWAESKSPLSALNIPGGWFKSNKLDFNISAKLINLSFVGINKSIPSVSNLSGFITSNQKEGSFSVDSRNLGLEVNDLLNDPKIELDRAIGQISWSKQRGNWVISTKKLALSNPEISTNLSIDYKIGNGKEPDYMILDMSFDQANIKTAYRYLPVGMGKDVRTYLSKAFDGGLIRKGQLHIKGDPNQAPFSDKQLGELTLNLPITGASFSPVPLLPSNQGTWSTFTGVNGSITMNNAFFAVDITKANYKQVGLDTFHAEIPNVSANQLTLTVNGNVNGDAPQLLEYFYQSPAGKKQSGLEQNLRVTGPVNANIGLKVPLSGSADTSLDLKLNLPGNRAQWADIPPFENLKGGIRITEAHPEFEHVTASFLGGAINISSTEESKDKQHFKITGDVQSKFIQDYFANSSSSETKAFLNSMSGSIKYDGIIGFNKTGSDSNLQFDLRNWSMNAPAPMKKASGSAMSGQVNIKTLNDVNNSNRISWSGKIGDLYNLDGAIGRDSQLRFGFGIGAPVNSLQPGFHLNIASNELNLDEWQRFLQSNKTHPTQEGKASSSTNAINTQITAQVKKLMLFDRPWQDVSLSASNKKNLWDLRISSPQVAGQIQYQDAQKSNTNGLISGRFTKLKIADLPTPAEATTKQASAPKKTLRPESIPSLDIVIEDFSWAKTQLGQLKVKSTTVDNVLKIDSIQTNNPQGNSTISGQWTGATKNTPDHSNLNIDMAIKDAGQIIAHWTPQKSVEGGQGKVSANVQWDGTPFDPKYETLVGKASLNLEKGRLLEVNSSGAKLLDVLSLQSLFRFATFDLKGSLGNIVTKGTPFNTISGNFDINNGIAQTQQFNMNLDQANMVMSGQINIPNQTQDLRITIFPTIDATAGSLAAFAINPIVGLGALVGQYLLTSQINRGLQSDYLIQGSWDDPEVIPLDQKGQPIDSNTLNTIRSKNLLIEQNKPSANGAPSPTK; from the coding sequence ATGCCGCAAAACTTTTTCCCACCCCGCTTAAAGGACCTATTAGAAAAAGGTCTTCAGAATTTGGGCAAGAATTGGCATAAACGCGCCTTGATTTTGGCCGCATCTCTGCTGGCGCTATTTGTACTCGGTCATCTAACAGTCAGATTCCTGGTTTGGCCACAAATTGAAAAGTCTAAGTCTTCAGTTGAAAAACTGATTGGCGCTAGAGTTGGGGTTAATGTATCCATCGACGATCTGCGCGTTTCATGGACGGGAATCAGACCCGTTTTTGAAATTGATGGTCTTCGTTTTACAGTTCCCGAACAAACAAAACCTTCTCTCTCCGTCGAAAAGATTTATGGGCAGTTGAGCTGGAAATCGTTTTACCACTTATTGCCCTATTTCCATGAAATTCATTTTGAAGGCGCTGAAATTTACTCCCAAAGAAATGCCAAGGGCGTCATCACGATTGCTGGCATTCCGATAGATAGCAGTCCAAACGACTACACAGCCCAGAACTGGTTATTCTCACAAGATCTAATTGAGGCAAAACAAGTCAAACTGAATTGGGACGATAAGCTCAATCAAAAAACATCAAGACTCGTTGAGGTTCAAGAACTTTCTTTGGCAAATGGTATCCGTCAACACGCTGGCTCCATCATCGCTACAACCCCGTGGAATCAGGGACCTGCGGAAGTCAAAGTGAATTTTGTACACCATCTAGGTGGAGAAAAGGGCAATTGGCACGACTGGATCGGAAATGTTTCCTGGAGTTTCAACAATCTCGATCTCAAAAAAATCGCTGAAGAATTCCAGCTTAATTTAAGCGCTCTAGAGGGCATATTAAGTTCAAAAGGAAGTTTGAAGATTGATAACGCACACCCAGATGGCGGCGAGTTCTTCGTTGCTGTTGACAATTTAGTGGTGCAATCTTCAAAAAGTGAGGATGCTATCGCGCTAGGCCGATTAGAAGCAAACCTTGCCCAGGAAACTACCGATGGCTTAATTGCGATCACCACCAAAACATTTGCTTGGCGCGAAATGGGCAGCTCAAAATCTGCCCCACTAGAAAATCTCAGCCCCATGACATTCCGCTGGAGACCACCTGGCGCTGACGGTGAAATCAAGGAATTTGGTTTTTCATCCCCTAAGATATCCGTCGAAGATGCCGCCTTGTTTGCGCTTAACCTACCACTTTCCAAAAAAGTACATCAGTGGATCAAAACCTCGCAAGCTGAGGGTGATCTTGAAGACGTTGATATTCAATGGGCGGAAAGTAAGTCGCCCCTGTCAGCCCTAAATATTCCAGGTGGCTGGTTTAAATCGAACAAACTAGACTTCAATATCAGCGCAAAACTGATCAATCTCAGTTTTGTAGGCATCAATAAATCAATACCTTCAGTATCAAATCTGTCTGGCTTCATTACCAGCAACCAAAAAGAGGGTAGCTTCTCTGTCGACTCTCGAAATCTTGGTTTGGAAGTGAATGACTTATTAAATGATCCCAAAATTGAACTGGACCGCGCCATTGGTCAAATTTCCTGGTCAAAGCAAAGAGGCAATTGGGTCATTAGCACTAAAAAGCTTGCACTAAGCAATCCAGAAATTAGCACCAACCTCAGCATTGACTACAAGATTGGCAACGGCAAAGAACCAGACTACATGATCTTGGATATGAGCTTTGATCAAGCCAATATCAAAACAGCGTATCGCTATCTACCTGTGGGCATGGGGAAAGATGTGAGAACCTATCTCAGCAAAGCTTTTGATGGCGGCCTCATTCGAAAAGGGCAATTACATATTAAAGGCGATCCTAATCAAGCACCATTCTCTGACAAACAGCTGGGTGAGCTGACTTTGAATCTTCCAATCACTGGCGCCTCCTTTAGCCCAGTGCCATTACTGCCAAGCAATCAAGGAACATGGTCAACATTCACAGGCGTTAATGGCAGCATCACAATGAACAATGCCTTCTTCGCCGTTGATATTACAAAAGCAAACTATAAACAAGTTGGCTTAGATACTTTCCATGCTGAGATTCCGAACGTCAGCGCAAACCAATTAACGCTAACCGTTAATGGAAATGTAAACGGGGATGCACCGCAACTGCTTGAATACTTTTACCAATCTCCTGCAGGCAAAAAACAAAGCGGTCTTGAACAAAACTTGCGCGTCACTGGGCCCGTCAATGCAAACATTGGTTTAAAAGTACCGCTATCAGGCTCTGCTGACACCAGTCTGGACCTGAAATTAAATCTGCCCGGCAATCGCGCCCAGTGGGCAGACATCCCCCCGTTTGAGAACCTAAAAGGCGGCATACGAATTACCGAAGCCCATCCAGAATTTGAGCATGTCACAGCAAGCTTTTTAGGGGGAGCCATCAATATCTCCAGCACAGAAGAAAGCAAAGATAAGCAACATTTCAAAATTACTGGTGATGTTCAATCTAAATTTATTCAAGACTATTTTGCAAACTCCTCCTCATCAGAAACAAAAGCATTTCTGAACAGCATGAGTGGGTCCATTAAATATGATGGGATCATTGGCTTTAATAAAACAGGCAGCGACTCGAACTTGCAATTTGATCTTCGCAACTGGTCAATGAATGCGCCTGCGCCCATGAAGAAAGCAAGCGGCTCAGCAATGTCAGGTCAGGTCAACATCAAAACTTTGAACGACGTCAATAATTCAAATCGCATCAGCTGGTCCGGGAAGATTGGAGATCTTTATAACCTTGATGGAGCCATTGGCCGAGACTCTCAATTACGTTTTGGATTTGGAATTGGCGCTCCGGTAAATTCTTTACAGCCAGGTTTTCATCTCAATATTGCAAGCAATGAACTGAATCTGGATGAATGGCAGCGATTCTTACAGTCAAATAAAACACATCCCACACAAGAAGGCAAAGCAAGTTCCAGCACCAACGCAATAAATACCCAAATCACAGCGCAAGTGAAGAAACTCATGCTGTTTGATCGCCCTTGGCAAGATGTCAGCTTATCAGCTAGCAATAAAAAGAATCTATGGGACTTGCGCATCAGCTCACCTCAAGTAGCTGGACAGATTCAATATCAAGATGCACAGAAATCAAATACAAATGGCCTCATTAGTGGTCGCTTTACCAAATTAAAAATAGCGGATCTACCTACGCCTGCTGAGGCGACCACAAAACAAGCCTCGGCTCCCAAGAAAACATTAAGGCCTGAATCCATCCCGAGCCTAGACATCGTGATTGAGGATTTTTCCTGGGCTAAAACTCAACTTGGTCAATTAAAAGTCAAATCAACCACCGTAGATAACGTCTTAAAAATTGATTCTATTCAAACGAACAACCCCCAAGGCAACTCCACAATCAGTGGCCAATGGACTGGGGCAACAAAAAACACTCCGGACCATAGCAACCTCAATATAGATATGGCCATTAAAGATGCTGGTCAAATTATTGCCCACTGGACACCCCAAAAGTCAGTTGAAGGCGGGCAAGGAAAAGTTAGTGCTAATGTTCAATGGGACGGCACTCCATTTGATCCTAAATATGAAACGCTAGTAGGCAAAGCTAGCTTAAATCTTGAAAAAGGTCGTCTATTGGAAGTGAACTCGAGTGGGGCTAAATTATTAGACGTGCTCAGTCTACAAAGCCTATTTCGATTTGCGACATTTGACCTCAAAGGCAGCCTTGGTAACATTGTTACTAAAGGCACACCCTTCAACACCATTAGCGGCAACTTTGATATCAATAATGGTATTGCCCAAACTCAACAATTT
- the glnE gene encoding bifunctional [glutamate--ammonia ligase]-adenylyl-L-tyrosine phosphorylase/[glutamate--ammonia-ligase] adenylyltransferase: MDAFAKQIAFLEQHSNYARRWLSAKPEWRGWLQSMGPREITLEGIQGLLESCKVDGLGVEQDEAQFMADLRLARQQLMLWLAFRDLNGLADLKEVTHSLSHFAELTVNYALTSIRQDLRARFGVPWSDSTNSEMPMMVVGMGKLGGLELNLSSDIDLIFLYEHEGETRDGPKSLSNHEWFTRMGKRLIKLLSEHDANGFVFRVDMRLRPNGDSGPLVCGLDMLEEYLLVQGREWERYAWIKGRLIAPLPGSKNYAHCEKSLEQLIRPFVYRRHLDYGVIASIRDLHAQIQREAEKRSTGHQGRSHDIKLGRGGIREIEFLAQMFQLMRGGTDPRFRVRPTLQVLDLIRQRGILPAEDVLQLESAYVFLRRLEHRIQVWDDQQTHYLPDEGDIRARLAHSMSFKDEASFLGELQKHQNNVARLFEKAFLLDGETRLDLAPLEESWLPDAQVFPKSLARWHAWIASTKAKQLPEKSRLIFDNLVRNAANMLASQGGNSEEADRTLSRFFDLLEAIARRSAYLSILAEYPGALSNVLALLQSSQWGAQYLISHPHLLDYLIDSHMERVLIEHPEDYWREVKANLDMRLDDVMAEGDGSEQAMDILRVTHHTETFITLLADLGIGVDRALSVEKVSDHLSALADLILQTTFERVWAIVAKKFGLAEKAAPTFAIIAYGKLGGKELGYASDLDLVFLYQAAENDYDAQEIYALLAKRMINWLTAFTSTGSLFEIDTRLRPNGSAGFLVTNVDAFKKYQMREGDNAAWVWEHQALTRARFAAGNASVGSEFDVVRSEVLSQERNVDHLRHEIVDMRRKVHEGHPNPTSNFDLKHDAGGMVDIEFIVQFLVLAYSHQYPQLIGNLGNIALLRIAAEVGLIKANIAKAVGDAYRLLRARQHRLRLDGADKTRIQLSGEPDLIAARDSVTLLWKEIFKTSSNIETA, encoded by the coding sequence ATGGATGCTTTTGCAAAACAAATTGCGTTTTTAGAGCAACACTCAAATTACGCCCGCCGCTGGCTAAGTGCCAAGCCTGAATGGCGGGGCTGGCTGCAGTCGATGGGGCCTCGGGAAATCACTTTAGAGGGAATCCAGGGTCTTTTAGAGTCATGCAAAGTTGATGGTCTCGGAGTCGAGCAAGACGAGGCGCAATTTATGGCGGACTTGCGTTTGGCACGCCAGCAATTAATGCTGTGGCTCGCTTTTCGCGATCTCAATGGATTGGCCGATCTAAAAGAAGTAACTCATAGCCTGAGTCATTTTGCTGAGCTGACGGTTAATTACGCATTGACATCTATTCGTCAGGATTTGCGGGCTCGCTTTGGGGTGCCTTGGAGCGACTCTACCAACTCTGAAATGCCGATGATGGTTGTAGGCATGGGGAAGCTAGGAGGTCTCGAGTTAAATCTTTCATCCGATATCGACTTGATATTTTTGTATGAGCATGAAGGCGAGACGCGGGATGGCCCTAAGAGTCTCTCAAATCATGAGTGGTTCACTCGCATGGGAAAACGTTTGATCAAGCTCTTATCTGAGCATGATGCAAATGGTTTTGTATTTAGGGTGGATATGCGCCTCCGGCCCAATGGTGATTCTGGGCCGCTAGTTTGTGGCCTTGATATGCTGGAAGAGTATTTATTGGTTCAGGGTAGGGAATGGGAACGTTACGCCTGGATAAAAGGAAGATTGATAGCGCCGTTACCCGGCAGCAAAAATTATGCCCATTGCGAAAAAAGTCTTGAACAATTAATTCGTCCATTTGTGTATCGCAGGCATTTGGATTACGGAGTAATTGCGTCGATTCGGGATTTGCATGCGCAAATTCAGCGAGAGGCAGAGAAGCGCTCAACAGGACATCAGGGGCGATCGCATGATATTAAGTTAGGTCGTGGCGGAATTCGTGAAATTGAATTCTTGGCGCAGATGTTTCAATTAATGCGGGGTGGAACAGATCCGCGGTTCAGAGTACGTCCAACCCTGCAGGTTTTAGATTTAATTCGCCAACGGGGCATCTTGCCAGCAGAGGATGTATTGCAACTTGAGAGTGCTTATGTATTTTTAAGGCGCTTAGAACATCGCATTCAGGTTTGGGATGATCAGCAAACGCATTACTTGCCAGATGAAGGGGATATCCGGGCTCGCTTGGCCCACTCAATGAGCTTTAAAGATGAGGCCAGCTTTCTAGGGGAATTGCAAAAACACCAGAACAATGTGGCTCGCTTATTTGAAAAAGCATTTTTATTGGATGGTGAGACGCGACTCGACTTAGCGCCTCTAGAAGAGAGCTGGCTACCGGATGCTCAGGTATTTCCGAAATCACTGGCTCGTTGGCATGCTTGGATCGCAAGCACTAAAGCAAAGCAGCTGCCTGAGAAAAGCCGTTTGATTTTTGATAATTTGGTGCGCAATGCCGCCAATATGCTCGCCAGCCAAGGAGGCAATTCTGAAGAGGCTGATCGGACTTTGTCACGCTTCTTTGATTTGCTTGAAGCGATTGCTCGAAGAAGTGCTTATTTATCAATATTGGCCGAATACCCAGGTGCGCTATCGAATGTTTTGGCTTTGCTGCAATCCTCCCAGTGGGGTGCGCAATACCTCATTTCTCATCCACATTTGCTCGATTATCTGATTGACTCCCATATGGAAAGGGTGTTGATCGAACATCCTGAAGATTATTGGCGGGAGGTTAAGGCGAACCTCGATATGCGCCTAGATGATGTGATGGCGGAGGGCGATGGATCAGAGCAGGCAATGGACATTTTGCGTGTCACTCATCACACCGAAACGTTTATTACGCTTTTAGCGGATTTGGGTATTGGTGTTGATCGTGCTCTTTCGGTAGAAAAGGTGAGTGATCATTTATCAGCGCTTGCTGATTTAATACTACAGACTACCTTTGAGCGTGTTTGGGCAATCGTCGCTAAAAAGTTTGGCTTAGCAGAAAAAGCGGCTCCAACATTCGCAATCATTGCTTATGGAAAATTAGGCGGTAAAGAACTTGGGTACGCCTCGGATCTAGATTTGGTCTTTTTGTATCAAGCGGCAGAAAATGATTATGACGCACAAGAAATATATGCCTTGCTCGCCAAGCGTATGATTAATTGGTTAACCGCATTCACTTCTACAGGTAGCTTGTTCGAAATCGACACCCGTCTGCGTCCAAATGGTTCTGCAGGCTTTTTGGTGACAAATGTAGATGCCTTTAAAAAGTATCAAATGCGTGAAGGCGATAACGCAGCGTGGGTATGGGAGCACCAAGCTCTCACACGCGCCCGTTTTGCCGCGGGCAATGCCTCGGTAGGTAGCGAGTTTGACGTTGTTCGTAGTGAAGTTTTGAGTCAAGAGCGTAACGTTGATCATCTTCGCCATGAAATCGTCGATATGAGGCGAAAGGTTCATGAGGGGCACCCCAATCCAACGTCCAATTTTGATTTGAAGCATGACGCGGGCGGCATGGTTGATATTGAATTTATCGTGCAGTTTTTAGTGCTTGCATATTCACATCAATACCCACAGTTGATTGGTAATTTGGGTAATATTGCTTTATTGCGAATTGCTGCTGAGGTGGGGTTGATCAAGGCAAATATTGCTAAAGCAGTTGGCGATGCGTATCGCTTGTTAAGGGCAAGACAGCATCGTTTGCGTTTAGATGGCGCCGATAAAACACGTATTCAATTGAGTGGTGAGCCAGATTTGATTGCTGCACGCGACAGCGTCACATTGCTGTGGAAAGAAATCTTTAAGACCTCTTCCAATATAGAGACTGCTTAA
- the recN gene encoding DNA repair protein RecN, with translation MLQTISLRDFVIVDQLELDFASGFTVLTGETGAGKSILLDALGLVLGERADSSQIREGSNRAEISATFRVEPELVKSFGQWLDEQGFPSEDEGQTLLLKRTVESNGRSRAFINGSVATLTQLREAGDQLVDIHGQHAHQLLLKSGAQRELLDRHAGLLPLASDVAQAYKTLSDSRRRLAQAENAGQDIERERERLEWQLEELTELSPQEGEWANIQSEHARLANGAKLIGGCQEAIEILSDADNSLESSLSKVCNNISALAEHDVALQDVSESLESAHIQLDEAIHGLNRYLQKIDLDPVRLEQVEERMQALHGAAKKYRADVDTLPQLLLETADRLDALTASQNIEALREKVKQEELAYLKLAKQLSEKRKKAAIDLGNQVTHAMQNLSMAGGRLEITLSPLQEGGSHGLEQVEFLVAGHAGSTPRSLAKVASGGELARISLAISVITSKASFTPTLIFDEVDAGIGGAVAETVGKLLHQLGQSHQILCVTHLPQVAAQGNHHLKVSKSQAGDKTVSQVQILGRSERVEEIARMLGGATITDTTRRHARELLEQH, from the coding sequence ATGCTTCAAACCATCTCCCTTCGTGACTTTGTCATTGTTGATCAGCTTGAACTCGACTTTGCCAGCGGTTTCACCGTACTAACCGGCGAGACTGGTGCTGGCAAATCTATTTTGCTAGACGCTTTAGGCCTGGTTCTTGGTGAACGAGCGGATAGCAGCCAAATTCGGGAGGGCAGTAATCGCGCAGAAATTTCCGCCACCTTTAGAGTAGAGCCTGAATTAGTTAAATCATTTGGGCAATGGCTCGATGAGCAAGGATTTCCTAGCGAGGATGAAGGTCAAACTCTTTTGCTCAAAAGAACCGTGGAGTCCAATGGTCGTAGCCGCGCCTTTATTAACGGCAGTGTTGCCACACTAACGCAATTACGTGAAGCTGGCGATCAATTGGTTGATATCCATGGACAACACGCACACCAATTACTTCTCAAGAGTGGCGCCCAAAGAGAGTTGCTTGATCGTCATGCTGGTTTATTACCACTTGCTTCTGATGTTGCGCAAGCCTACAAAACACTTAGTGATTCTCGTCGGCGTTTAGCACAAGCTGAGAACGCAGGACAAGATATTGAACGTGAACGTGAAAGACTGGAGTGGCAACTAGAAGAGCTAACCGAACTTTCTCCACAAGAGGGTGAGTGGGCGAACATTCAATCGGAACATGCCAGGTTAGCTAACGGCGCCAAATTAATTGGCGGCTGCCAAGAGGCTATAGAAATCTTGAGTGACGCCGATAACTCACTAGAGTCCTCACTATCCAAAGTGTGCAACAACATCAGCGCTTTAGCTGAACATGATGTTGCATTACAGGATGTCAGTGAATCCCTAGAAAGCGCTCACATTCAACTGGATGAAGCGATTCATGGATTAAATCGATATTTACAAAAAATTGATTTAGATCCTGTCCGACTTGAGCAAGTTGAGGAGCGGATGCAGGCATTACATGGCGCCGCCAAAAAATACCGAGCTGATGTAGATACTTTGCCTCAGCTTCTACTAGAAACAGCAGATCGTCTAGATGCGTTAACAGCTTCGCAAAATATAGAAGCGCTAAGAGAAAAAGTAAAACAAGAAGAATTGGCTTATCTCAAGCTGGCAAAACAACTTTCCGAGAAACGTAAGAAAGCCGCCATCGACCTCGGCAATCAAGTAACACATGCCATGCAGAATTTATCTATGGCAGGTGGACGTCTAGAAATTACCTTAAGCCCTCTTCAGGAGGGTGGCTCACATGGGCTCGAACAAGTCGAATTTTTGGTAGCTGGTCATGCAGGTAGCACCCCTAGATCCTTAGCCAAAGTAGCCTCGGGTGGTGAACTAGCTCGAATCAGCCTTGCGATCAGCGTCATCACCAGCAAAGCCTCATTTACTCCAACCCTCATATTCGATGAGGTTGATGCCGGCATTGGCGGCGCAGTAGCCGAAACCGTTGGCAAACTATTGCATCAGCTGGGTCAATCACATCAAATTTTGTGCGTCACCCACTTACCTCAAGTGGCAGCACAAGGCAATCATCACCTCAAAGTTAGCAAATCTCAGGCTGGAGATAAAACAGTGTCTCAAGTTCAAATTCTTGGAAGATCCGAACGCGTCGAAGAAATTGCCAGAATGCTTGGCGGCGCAACAATTACCGATACAACTCGCCGTCATGCACGCGAGCTACTAGAGCAACATTAA
- a CDS encoding NAD kinase has translation MLSPSPNSSKKAFSRVALVGKFQADGIDEHLRELAKLVGGLGCEVFIEASTATQLNIKEYPIKAAEDFAGAIDLVVVLGGDGTMLGIARQIAGSQVPLVGINMGRLGYMTDIPFQSVQDTLPKIIEGEYEADTRTLLDAVVIRANKEINHALALNDVVVNRSGISGMVELAVHVNGSFMYNQRSDGLIVSTPTGSTAYALSAGGPILHPHVAGILLAPIAPHSLSNRPIVLPQDSATTIEVINGLGVIVNFDMQSQTNLQSGDKVEVRQSKKTITFLHPRSHSDYKTLREKLHWNEYPSTF, from the coding sequence ATGTTAAGCCCATCCCCAAATTCTTCCAAGAAGGCCTTCAGCCGAGTTGCTCTCGTGGGCAAATTTCAGGCAGACGGTATCGATGAGCACCTGCGGGAATTAGCCAAACTGGTTGGCGGACTGGGCTGTGAGGTCTTTATAGAGGCCTCTACTGCCACCCAATTGAATATAAAAGAGTACCCAATCAAGGCTGCCGAAGATTTTGCGGGGGCCATTGACTTAGTCGTTGTTTTGGGTGGCGATGGCACGATGCTGGGAATTGCGCGCCAAATAGCTGGCAGCCAAGTACCTCTAGTAGGAATTAATATGGGTCGCTTGGGTTACATGACCGACATCCCATTTCAATCGGTTCAAGATACCCTGCCCAAAATTATTGAAGGTGAGTATGAGGCTGACACTCGCACATTACTCGATGCGGTTGTGATTCGCGCCAATAAAGAAATTAATCATGCATTAGCGCTCAATGATGTTGTTGTTAATCGCTCCGGTATTTCCGGCATGGTGGAATTAGCTGTTCATGTTAACGGCTCATTTATGTACAACCAAAGATCCGACGGCCTTATTGTTTCTACGCCAACCGGCTCTACCGCATACGCACTCTCTGCTGGCGGCCCAATATTGCATCCCCATGTTGCGGGTATATTGCTTGCTCCGATTGCGCCACACTCTCTTTCTAACCGCCCAATCGTATTGCCACAAGATAGCGCTACTACCATTGAAGTAATCAATGGGCTTGGCGTGATTGTCAATTTCGACATGCAATCACAAACCAACTTACAAAGTGGTGACAAAGTGGAAGTGCGTCAGTCTAAAAAGACAATCACCTTCTTACACCCTCGCAGTCATAGCGACTACAAAACATTGCGCGAGAAACTTCACTGGAATGAATACCCATCGACTTTTTAA
- the hrcA gene encoding heat-inducible transcriptional repressor HrcA, with amino-acid sequence MDERSRALLKTLIERYIEEGQPIGSRTLSRFSGLDLSAATIRNVMADLEDMGLVTSPHTSAGRVPTPRGYRLFVDTMVTVRPLEEMAAKEVEKGLLPDSPQRVLNSAAQILSNLTHFAGVVMTPKRAQVFKHIEFLRLGEGKILLIMVTPEGDVQNRILPTNQDYTPSQLVEASNYINTQFAGKSFEQVRQHLRSDLDSLRADISGLMALALQSGVADYDMSRGDMLLSGERRLLNVGDLSSNLDKLRKMFDMLEQKSVLMQLLDVSSHADGIQIFIGGESDLLPYEDLAVISAPYSVDGQVVGTLGVIGPTRMAYDRVIPIVDITSKLLSGALSS; translated from the coding sequence ATGGATGAACGTTCCCGCGCCTTACTAAAAACCCTCATCGAGCGCTATATCGAGGAGGGTCAGCCTATTGGTTCCCGAACGCTATCCCGATTCTCGGGTTTAGACCTCTCGGCAGCGACTATTCGTAATGTTATGGCTGATTTGGAGGATATGGGTTTGGTGACTAGTCCCCATACTTCTGCAGGTAGAGTTCCTACCCCTAGGGGATATCGGCTTTTTGTGGATACGATGGTCACAGTGCGCCCATTGGAAGAGATGGCGGCAAAAGAGGTGGAGAAGGGTCTTCTACCGGATTCCCCACAGCGTGTATTGAATTCAGCTGCGCAAATACTATCGAATCTCACTCATTTTGCTGGGGTGGTGATGACCCCAAAGCGAGCCCAAGTGTTTAAACACATCGAGTTTTTGCGTTTGGGTGAAGGCAAAATTTTGCTCATTATGGTGACACCTGAAGGTGATGTGCAGAATCGCATTCTGCCAACCAATCAAGATTACACACCCAGTCAACTAGTGGAGGCGAGTAATTACATCAATACACAGTTTGCCGGAAAGAGTTTCGAGCAAGTACGCCAACACTTACGATCTGATTTGGATAGCTTGCGAGCAGATATTTCCGGATTGATGGCACTCGCTTTGCAAAGCGGGGTTGCAGACTACGATATGAGTCGAGGCGATATGCTGCTCTCTGGAGAGCGTCGCCTATTAAATGTTGGCGACCTTAGCTCCAATTTGGACAAGTTGCGCAAGATGTTCGATATGTTGGAGCAAAAATCAGTGCTTATGCAATTGTTGGATGTATCGAGTCATGCTGACGGTATTCAGATTTTTATTGGCGGTGAAAGTGACTTGTTGCCTTATGAAGATCTGGCAGTGATTAGTGCTCCATATAGCGTTGATGGTCAAGTCGTAGGCACCTTAGGCGTCATAGGCCCCACGCGTATGGCTTATGACAGGGTGATTCCGATTGTCGATATCACATCTAAATTACTATCAGGCGCTTTAAGCTCTTGA